The genomic window TCACCGGATAATACAGGTACTCCACAAGCCATTGCCTCCAGATAAACAATGCCAAAGCCTTCTTGGGAAGGCATAATGTAGACATCAGCAAGGCGGTAATGTTCTATTAATTCTTCTGTAGCAACGAAACCAGCAAACACGACGCGATCGCTCACATCTAAATTTTTTGCAAGTTTAGCTAATCGCGGTTGGTCATCACCGCGACCAATTACCAAATATTTTACTTCTGGGAAAACCTGAGCGATTTGTGGTAATGCCCGAATCGTTACATCTACACCCTTGTAAATATCCCCTGACCATAGCCGCGCGACTGTCATTAATACCTTAGCTCCAGTTAAGCCATACTTCTGGACTAATTCTGGCTGCTTGCAACCAGGAGTAAATTTATCCCCATCAATTGCACAAGGCATCATCTCTACGATTTTGGGGTTTAGAGCATTAGCAAGACAAGCGCGATCGCGGCTGTAGCGACTAATTGTCCAAATTCTATTTGCTGATGTCAGGGCGTGACGTTCTTGATTTTTCAGCGGTTCCCAGACTTCTTTGCCGTAAGTTAGTACGGTGTAAGGAATCCCCAAGGGCTGGCAAAGAGTTTGTACTAATACTGCTAAGTTAATATGACCGCAGAAAACTTGCTGCGGTCGGCTTTGCAATAGACACTTAAGTAAAGCTGCTGCTATTTGCAGTCTCCCCAAATAAGGAGACTGATTTTTAAAGTAATGAAATTTTAAGTTCTCGTCTTCAAACGGATTTAAGCTATCAGGATTATCTCGCAGCAAAAAGACTTCTGCCTTGTAGACTTGGCTAAATCTCAGATAGGCGCGAAAAATATCTTTTATATATGATTGAATACCACCTTCGTGGGCAAAAATTTCTAAAAACACAAAGACATGGTTAGTCTTTTTGTTAACTTTATCACCTGACTTTAGGTTTTCTGTCACTGTAGTGATCTGCATGTTAGATTATTTACACTTGCGGTAAAGGCGCGATGCCTGCGGCAAGGACTTCATCCTACGCACCGCTTTGTAACCGCTCTAAATCTGTTTTTTACCATTTTTTCTAAAAGTTTTTCAAAGCTCACTTGGGGTTCCCAGCCGAGGTTTCTTTTAGCTTTACTGCGGTTAGCTACTAAGTGAAAATGCTCGTTTCTTCGCACCAAACTGGTATTTTGGACTACATAATGCGTCCAATCCAATCCGACAGACTCAAAGGCTGTGGCAACTAAATCTCTAACACTGTGTAGTTTACCAGTACCAATCACATATTCTTCTGACTGATCAACTTGCAACATTAACCACATTGGTTTAACGTAATCTCCCGCAAATCCCCAATCGCGTTTGGCATCTAGATTACCCATTTCTAAAGTGTTAATTAAACCCAATTTAATAGATGCAACTGCCAAAGAAACTTTGCCTGTCACAAACTGAGGTGGCCGTAGAAGGGACTCATGGTTATATAAAATTTCACTACAGGCAAATAGTCCATAGCGCTGTCTGTGATGCACCATCGTCCAGTGGGCGTGCATCTTGGCCGCAGCATAGCGATTTTTGGGACGAAAAGGAGTTTCCTCATCTTGAGGCGAAATAAATACATCGCCAAACATTTCCGAATATGTCCCCGATCTCCTCTATCTCTATGAAGCACTAAATTGCACTTGTTAGAGAACAAAAATTAAGACTCTCAACACTGCTGACAAATCTTAACAAGGGAGCTAGTGTAACTCGAATGCTATCTTTACTGTATTCATTAATTCTTTTTATACAACAATATTCTTTGAGGCTTTACAAAAAAATCATAATTACTAAGCAATTTCACGTAAAAAACATATTACCCCAATTTACATCACATATTATTGAAAAAGAAGTACACCTTTATCAATCAAATAACTACATATTTGAGCAGAGACTCATTCTGCTGATGCTTCTGTTTTGAAGTGAGTGGCTCAACTTTGGGCAAAATCTCAGTACCCCTACGTGGATATTCCTACGTACAACGGTGACCAGAGGAGAAGTTCTGTTTCTCTTACTCCTAAGTATAATCAAGCTACGCGCAGCATTTTCAAGAGTTGACTAGTACAGGTCGGCGTCAGTTTGCCTACCTTGAACAAGGGATTTTGCCCCAAGTCTTGTCAATTGAGATGGTAGATGGATTAACGCGCCCAATGCTGGTACATCTTTGCCCAAAACCAAAAATTGGCATCAGAAGTATTCTACCTTCCTTTAGGCTTGACTGCTTCACTTTTACTTTTGTGCTTCTACAGAATATTTGACGATCAGCAGGCAATTTCTACCATCTGCACCACGTTCGTATACAACACGGTCAGCCAACCGCCGCAGGAGAAACCATCCATATCCGCCTACTTGCAGAGTCCCTGGGGCTGGCTCTGCGATCGCATCAGGATTAAAAGGTTTTCCATAATCCCAAATTCTAATCTCTAGTCGGTCAATCCACAGATAAACCTTAATCTCAATCGTTGTTTCCGGGGGTAAAGCATGATGAGCGTGACGAACAGCGTTGGTAAAGCCTTCTGCTAATGCTAAATTGAGGCGATCAAGTTGGGTTTTTGACCAGCCAAGTTGAGACAAATGTTGCAGACAAAATTGCTCGAACCATTCTTGCACCTGGTTTAGGAGACTGAGTTCGCTCTTAACCGTCAGATGGTCTTGCTGCACTATACTAAGCATTAACTGTGACTTAAGTACAAGTAAACCCAAGTTGCTAGTTATTAAATTTTGCCAATAGCGCAAAATTTCTCTGATATAGGAAAATCTCAATTGAGATATAGATATTCTGTGTACCAAAATACAAAACATCAACTATTTTGGCGCTTCCAGGATTATAACTAGCAACTTACGTTAAGTAAGTGAAAAATGTTTTTATTTGGTGACTTTTGGTGATTTTAGATTTTGGCATAGCTTTTCAATCCAAAACTGAAAATCCCAAATGCAAGTTGGACTCTTAAAAAAGAATCCAGAACTCAGGAATCTTTTCGTGAAGAATTTAGAACCGCCACTAAATTCTTTTGCACCAAATTTTCAATTTGGCGTGGTGTTTCACCGTTTATTTAGGAGTCCTTCACTAGGCGTAGCAAGATTCCCGTAGGGGTACGGTTGACGCTGAAAGACTCGAAGAGGCTGCGCTCTCCCCCACACTACTTGCTACAACTTTAGTAATGTAAGCAAAGCAGTGGTTCCCCTTGGGTGATGACTCGTTGGCGCAGCCTCCCCAAGAGGTGAGATTGGGCTAATGAATTGTTCATTGTTAAAATTAACGCCTGTAAATTTATTTCAAAAGCACATCTGCATATGCTCTTGAAACTCACAGGCGTCAAAGCACTTTGTGGTGACTAATTTAGAATAGTCCCAAGGTCAAAGATTTATCCAATGGCAAGGCAGCACCAATACCCAGCCACAGGGTGACAAGGGTACCAAAGAGGAATACTGTGGTTGCAACTGGACGGCGGAAAGGGTTTTGGAACTTATTGACGTTCTCAATAAAGGGAACGAGGATTAGCCCCACTGGTACCGAACCCATTGCTAACACTCCTAAAAGTTTGTTAGGAAGCGATCGCAAAATCTGGAAAACTGGATACAAGTACCACTCCGGCAAAATTTCCAATGGTGTGGCGAAAGGATTTGCTGGTTCACCATTCATGGCGGGATCTAGCACAGCTAGAGCCACGATTGCAGCGAACGAACCCATGATCACGATTGGAAAGACGTAAAGTAGGTCATTAGGCCAAGCGGGTTCACCATAGTAGTTGTGACCCATGCCTTTAGCGAGTTTGGCTCTTAACTGAGGATCGCTCAGGTCAGGTTTTTTTTGTGTTGACATTTTGAAATGTGCTCTCCTGCTTAAGTTAAATTAAAGCATTTGTGAAAGCTATCAGCTACTAGGCAACCCTAACAGGCGGTAAACAGCGTTTCGTTTGTCTATCTCCGGTCAGCCGCCTGGAGGGTTTCTACAGCTTTCGGCTTCAGATACAAGTGTTTGTTTTTGGAACTTATGTGCAATTAATTTCTTGTGTTTCATAAGTTTAGAACAAACAACTTGATCTGAAAACTGATAAATGTTGCCTTTCGCTAATAGCTGAGATTACAAAGGACCCGAAATGCCTTGCTTGCGGATCATCAAGAAGTGAAACAGCATGAAGACTGCAATCAACCAAGGCAGCACAAAGGTGTGGGCGCTGTAGTAACGAGTTAGTGTTGCTTGACCAACACTCGAACCGCCGCGCAGCAAGTCGGAGATCAGAACGCCAACCACAGGAATTGCTTCTGGTACGCCGCTAACGATTTTCACAGCCCAGTAGCCAACTTGGTCCCAAGGTAAGGAGTAGCCTGTTACTCCAAAGGAAACTGTAATCACAGCCAGGATGACGCCACTTATCCAGGTCAATTCGCGGGGCTTTTTGAAACCACCTGTCAGGTAAACCCGGAAGGTGTGCAAAATCATCATCAATACCATCATGCTGGCAGACCAACGATGGATGGAGCGAATTAGCCAACCGAAGTTTACTTCATTCATGATGTACTGCACTGAAGAAAAAGCTTCAGCGACTGTTGGCCTGTAGTAGAACGTCATGGCAAATCCAGTGGCAAACTGGATGAGAAAGCAAACCAAGGTAATTCCACCCAGGCAGTAAAAGATATTGACGTGAGGAGGGACGTACTTGCTAGTGACGTCTTCGGCGAGTGCCTGAATTTCCAGGCGTTCCTCAAACCAGTCGTAAACATTGGCCATACAATCTCAAGTCCCTAAGAATCGGTTGCGGTTGATAAATCCCGAAGTTCTAAATCGGCGACCAAAGTTCCGATAAGACCCAAGCCTTGGCATCCTGCGGATTCGCCTTTAGGCTTTCCTGTTCCCCATTGGCGATAGCGTCTTTGCTGGAGTTGTCGTTACCGAGGAGTAGGGTAGCAGCAGAATTGTCTACGGACTTCTCAGAAGCCGCCGCTTAGACTTCTCTCCCAATTAACAATTTTGGGATTTTAGTAAAGGAGAGTTTTTTTGTTTGCTTGTCAGCTTTCAGCGTGCTAAGAGTCTTCAGAAACTTTACACTCTGTAAAGAAGGAATATATTGCGATCTCTTTACGCCCCTGCACAGAAAATGGTGGACACAAAGTAGATTTTATCCTTTGGTGAGTGAATACAACGCATCAGTTGAGTGAACAACTTGATGAGAGAAATGCACCACTTCTATAAAAAAAGTAACATAATCGAGAGATAGATTTCATCACCAACAGGGCAAGTGAGCATTTCTAGGCAATTTGGGTTGAGGTGGAATTGATAATGGGGTTCATGAACAAACAAGTCTTTCGGGTTGGATTTTCATTGTTAATGGCGTTTTGGCTGGCGTTTGGTACGCTCACCCAGCCAGTGATGGCTTTGACGACGGAACAAAAGCTGGTTTCCGAAGTTTGGCGAATTGTTAATCGCACTTATCTAGATGAGACGTTTAATCATCAAAACTGGGCGGCAGTCCGGCAAAAGGCTCTAGAGAAGCCGCTGTCGGACTCAAATGCCAGTTATGCGGCAATTGGGAGGATGCTCCAGAGCCTCGACGATCCTTTTACCCGCTTTTTAGATCCGGAACAGTACCGCAGCTTACAGGTCAATACTTCTGGGGAACTGACTGGGGTAGGATTACAAATTGCCCTAAATGTTAAGACTGGGAAGTTAGAAGTAGTGGCTCCGATAGCAGGTTCACCAGCAGATAAAGCGGGGATTAGACCACGCGATCGCATTCTCAAAATTGAAGGCGTCTCCACAGAAAATCTCACCCTTGATGAAGCTGCGACCAGAATGCGTGGGCCGAGTGGCAGCCTTGTCACTCTCCTGATCGAACGCGACAAAGAGCCAGAAACAGAAATTAGACTTATACGCGATCGCATTGCTCTTAACCCTGTAGTTTCCGAATTGCGTGTTTCCACTAAGGGTACGCCCATTGGCTACCTTCGCCTCACTCAATTCAATGCCAACGCCTCAACGGAATTGGCACACGCTATCTCTAGTCTAGAAAAAAAAGGCGCTGCTGCCTACATTCTCGATTTGCGAAATAATCCTGGGGGACTATTGCAATCAGGAATTGAAATCGCCCGTCTGTGGTTAGACTCTGGTACTATTGTCTACACTGTTAACCGACAAGGGATTCAAGGTAGTTTTGAAGCGTCTGGATCAGCCCTGACAAACGCTCCTCTCGTTATTTTGGTAAATCAAGGAAGTGCCAGTGCTAGTGAGATTCTCGCCGGCGCACTGCAAGATAACCGTCGTGCTCAGTTGGTAGGCGAAACCACCTTTGGCAAGGGACTAATTCAATCCTTATTTGAATTGTCAGATGGCTCCGGCTTGGCAGTCACAATTGCTAAGTACGAAACTCCTCAACACCGGGATATTAATAAACTAGGTATTAAGCCAGATAAAGTGATTTCCCAAGACCCAATTAACCGCGAACAGATTGGCACCCCAGAGGATCTGCAATATCAAGCAGCGGTGGAACTTTTGGTTGAAAACTCGGTGGTGGCGGGAAAGACTTAAAAAGCTACTAGAAGTTAGGAGTTTGCCTTGTTCCCAGTCTCTGACTGGGAATAACCAAATAAATTGTTATCCGATAGCTCTTGAACGTATTGCTGCCTATAAATACGAGCACATCTAGACCATAGAAACCAGAGTCTTCCATCAAACGCAACAGCTTTTTGTGCTGAACTTGCTTTTTGTTAGTAACTATGAGATATTTTATCTGAGATTTGAAATACTGTATTACTATCGAATTGCTGTAAATTACTGATAAGTACTAGGGTGTATTAACTTTTTGACATGAATTTAAGTTTTTTCAGAAAGCATTCACTGTTGTTTGTCATAATAATTTTCTTTGGGCTTTTTTTCAGTAGTACAGTAGTTGCTGCCAACTTAAAATTGTATTTCGCTGCTCATAACTCTGGATCACTACAATCAGCAAATCCTCAAGCTATTACGAGCGCAGATCAACAACTACGTGTAGATAAATTACTAAAATTGATCCAGCAGCGATTGTTAATTGCACATGATGTAGCCCGGTGGAAATGGAATCACAAACGTCCTATTGAGGATCTAAAGCGCGAACAAGAGTTGCTTTTAAAGGTTAGGCAACAAGCAAAAATCTATAGTCTAGAACCCGATACAGTTGCAGCATTTTTTAAAGCACAAATAGAAGCAGGAAAACTCATTCAAACAGTTGATTTTCAAAACTGGCAAAAGCAAGGCATTAAATCTTTTCCTAACGCGCCAGACTTAAACCAAACATTACGACCATCGTTAGATAAATTAAACACAGAATTTGTCTTTGCTTTAACAGAAGTGACTTCTGTTGTAGGTTGTTCGCAGATACGGGAATTAATTCAGTCACGTTCTCAGGTGATTATTCAGGGAGATGGTATTGATCAGCAAGTACAGAGCCTAGCAATTTCACCCCTGCTGAAATTTCCAAGCGCTTCTTGCAAAGTGCGTAACTCCCGTTGATCGGGCTAGTGACACTCTAATACCAATGCGAAGTAAGCCAATTCTATCCCTAAAGGGAGGGACTTTGTAGTAGCCCTAAGCTATCTATATTGAGAGAACAACACCGAGGAACTGTCAAATGCCAAAGTGCGCTGCCACGATTCAGGGAGGCTCTGCCTCCCTGTATTGTGTTAACTGTTGAGCAGAGTTCTAGGAATTTCGATAAAGTTGGGCATTTTGCAGAGAAATTGCGACTTGAGCGCAAAGTAGGTTGAGCAGTTCGACGCGATCGCTGGTAAATGCTCCAGTTGCTAAATTGTTTTCTAAGTACAACACGCCCAACAACTTACCTTGATCCAAAATCGGGCTACACAAGACACTCTTGGGCTGCTGTTGCTGAATGTAGGGGTCATTGATTAATTGTGGATGCACCGTGGCATCAATAATCACTGCTGGTTCTAAGCTGCGTTTGACGGTATTAATTAAGCTAACTGGCACATCAACAGAGTCTTCAACAGGCTCTGGATTGAGCAACATTGGGTAAAAATTGATGTGGGTAATTCCCTGGTTCTGTAGAAAGGAAAGCTGTGCTGACGCCTGAATCAGTAAACGACCTGACTCCAAAAGCATGAACACACACTTATCAGCTCCCGCATTTTCAATGACAATATGCAGCAATACTGAGAGCAGTTTTTCGAGTTCGATTTCGCCAGAAAGGGTTTGGGAAACTTTGAGAATGGTAGCTAAATCTAAAGCAACAGAGACGCTGCTACTACTAGAAGTGGCAGAACTGCTAGAGGTGAGACTTTCTAATGTAAAGATAGTTTCGTTGGTTGAGAGG from Nostoc sp. UHCC 0926 includes these protein-coding regions:
- a CDS encoding glycosyltransferase codes for the protein MQITTVTENLKSGDKVNKKTNHVFVFLEIFAHEGGIQSYIKDIFRAYLRFSQVYKAEVFLLRDNPDSLNPFEDENLKFHYFKNQSPYLGRLQIAAALLKCLLQSRPQQVFCGHINLAVLVQTLCQPLGIPYTVLTYGKEVWEPLKNQERHALTSANRIWTISRYSRDRACLANALNPKIVEMMPCAIDGDKFTPGCKQPELVQKYGLTGAKVLMTVARLWSGDIYKGVDVTIRALPQIAQVFPEVKYLVIGRGDDQPRLAKLAKNLDVSDRVVFAGFVATEELIEHYRLADVYIMPSQEGFGIVYLEAMACGVPVLSGDDDGSADPLQDGKLGWRVPHRSPDAVAAACIEMLQGDDQRCDREWLREQAIALFGIDAFQQHLQKMLLSSVIDPFKSK
- a CDS encoding ATP-binding protein; this encodes MLSIVQQDHLTVKSELSLLNQVQEWFEQFCLQHLSQLGWSKTQLDRLNLALAEGFTNAVRHAHHALPPETTIEIKVYLWIDRLEIRIWDYGKPFNPDAIAEPAPGTLQVGGYGWFLLRRLADRVVYERGADGRNCLLIVKYSVEAQK
- the petD gene encoding cytochrome b6-f complex subunit IV — its product is MSTQKKPDLSDPQLRAKLAKGMGHNYYGEPAWPNDLLYVFPIVIMGSFAAIVALAVLDPAMNGEPANPFATPLEILPEWYLYPVFQILRSLPNKLLGVLAMGSVPVGLILVPFIENVNKFQNPFRRPVATTVFLFGTLVTLWLGIGAALPLDKSLTLGLF
- the petB gene encoding cytochrome b6, with product MANVYDWFEERLEIQALAEDVTSKYVPPHVNIFYCLGGITLVCFLIQFATGFAMTFYYRPTVAEAFSSVQYIMNEVNFGWLIRSIHRWSASMMVLMMILHTFRVYLTGGFKKPRELTWISGVILAVITVSFGVTGYSLPWDQVGYWAVKIVSGVPEAIPVVGVLISDLLRGGSSVGQATLTRYYSAHTFVLPWLIAVFMLFHFLMIRKQGISGPL
- the ctpA gene encoding carboxyl-terminal processing protease CtpA, with the translated sequence MGFMNKQVFRVGFSLLMAFWLAFGTLTQPVMALTTEQKLVSEVWRIVNRTYLDETFNHQNWAAVRQKALEKPLSDSNASYAAIGRMLQSLDDPFTRFLDPEQYRSLQVNTSGELTGVGLQIALNVKTGKLEVVAPIAGSPADKAGIRPRDRILKIEGVSTENLTLDEAATRMRGPSGSLVTLLIERDKEPETEIRLIRDRIALNPVVSELRVSTKGTPIGYLRLTQFNANASTELAHAISSLEKKGAAAYILDLRNNPGGLLQSGIEIARLWLDSGTIVYTVNRQGIQGSFEASGSALTNAPLVILVNQGSASASEILAGALQDNRRAQLVGETTFGKGLIQSLFELSDGSGLAVTIAKYETPQHRDINKLGIKPDKVISQDPINREQIGTPEDLQYQAAVELLVENSVVAGKT
- the aroQ gene encoding gamma subclass chorismate mutase AroQ, producing MFVIIIFFGLFFSSTVVAANLKLYFAAHNSGSLQSANPQAITSADQQLRVDKLLKLIQQRLLIAHDVARWKWNHKRPIEDLKREQELLLKVRQQAKIYSLEPDTVAAFFKAQIEAGKLIQTVDFQNWQKQGIKSFPNAPDLNQTLRPSLDKLNTEFVFALTEVTSVVGCSQIRELIQSRSQVIIQGDGIDQQVQSLAISPLLKFPSASCKVRNSR